In Rutidosis leptorrhynchoides isolate AG116_Rl617_1_P2 chromosome 6, CSIRO_AGI_Rlap_v1, whole genome shotgun sequence, the DNA window TGTTTGGGCGTGGACGATCTAATAGCGGGCGTTGTGGGAGGGCCGTCGCCCTCTTTTGTCTGCGTTACCTTCCGCCTATAATCTTAAGAGTACCTTGTTTTACTTGCAAATCATGCACGAGCAATAACTAGAAGTACTAATATTTTTTTTCCTGCGTTGTCAACAGCGCCAAAACGACTGCGTTTTGCTCTTCCGCCTTCATGTCTACTACACTCACCTTCACCTGCATCAACAAATTAACCACTAGTTCAATTCGATGTCGCAATTTAATTAGCAGAAACAGAATTATAATTTCTAAAATGTCAACCGACTCATCCTCATTCCAACTCACTCACACCATAACTTTACCGACTCAGCGTTCCCAACCGGTTACGGTCGTTGCCGCTCCCGGTGTCTCCGATCCTGACTTCAGGCAACTAATTTCACTTTCTTCTTCGTTTGAATCAGTTGAGgtttattaattttaaatttaaagaGAATTGATTGTTTAGGTAAAGTTAGGGTTTATGATCAGTTATACTAATCGATCCTAACtcatctataatctataatctataatctataatctataataataataatagtaatagtaataataataataataaattaaattaaattgtttCTCATTAATGAACTCTTAGTTCCAAAATTTTATATTCGACTTCGAATTTTATTGAATATAATAGAATTAAAATGATTCGAATAAGATTATAGTTTGTTTtctcgagtttcgaccacatttcGAACACATCAAAAGTCATAATTTGTGCTAACAATGATTAGTACCTTAGATAGAAGTCGCTTATAAGTACATTATAGAATTGCATAAGTTAACTGAATATCATTATCTTATTACATTCTATAGTAGACTCTTAACTCTTGTTCTACTAGACTGAATGTTAATTTGGAGTTTAGTGATGGTAACAAGTACTTATAATGTACTTTGAAGTATAATAATGTAGCTAATTAGTTAGTTTGACTTTCATAAGTTATAGTAGTAGTGTATTTTAATAACAAAGATTAGGTAATGAAAATTAGACTAATTTACCTCAGTTTGCAGGAATGCGATTGGTTCATCTTTATTTGAGCAGTGGCTAAACAACATTCAAAGTGAAAAAGGACTCCTTGCAGATGGATCTTTGTATCTAAAACAAGTGCTCATTCAGGTATTAACTTGAAACTCGTTCAACTTTCTTCATTTTGTTGTGTTCTCATTTTTTTCAGCAAATTTATTAGTCGGATACCGACCTTTTGGTTACAATATGATATCTTGTAAAATAGTGTTGGTGGAAGAATTAGTACCACCTTATGTTCGCTAGTATCTTGTAATATAGGGGGTAGACATGTTTGGCAAGCGTGTTGGATTTGTTAAGTTCAAAGCAGATATCATTGATAAGGAAACAGGGCAAAAGGTACCTTTACAATATAATTGTTTTGTCATTTGTATTCAACAATATGTTGCTTCCGATTTTCATTTATGCTTCAAATCGCATACTGTTATTAGGTTCCAGGTATCGTATTTGCACGAGGACCAGCTGTAGCTGTTTTAATCCTATTGGATTCGGAGGGGACAACTTACACTGTGCTTACTGATCAGGTTCTCTTGTGTACGACTACGTACATGTTATAATTTATTTGTTCGGTAATCACGTTCGTATTTTTAGTGTTTATATGGTGAAGTTACTAATTGCAATAAATCTTGTTTATGTTTAAGGTTAGGGTGCCTATTGGGAGGCCCATTTTGGAGCTACCAGCAGGGATGTTGGATGATAATGTGGGTGATGTTATTGGCACAGCAATACGTGAGGTTGGTTGACCATATCTTATATATGTATGGGTACAAATACACACTCATATATATAGTTCTTTGTGATTTATGATATTAAAATGGCAGGTGGAAGAAGAGACAGGAATAAAATTAAATCTGGATGACATGGTTGATCTCACATCTTTTCTTGACCCATCCACTGGTTGCAAAGTTGTGCCTTCTCCGGTACTTATCGTTCATGCATTTGCGGAATAATGTGATTTTTTATATTGAAGCACAATGAATAAGCTTTTCATAATAAATAGGTACTAATCCTAGGCATCAAAATCGTTACTTTTTTTGTTTTTAATGTAACGTTTATTGTTTGTGGTGGTAGGGTGGATGTGATGAGGAACTCAGCTTACTTCTATATAGAGGAAGTGTGAGTGCAGATGTTATTAAACAGCTTCAGGGTAAAGAAACTGGGCTCAGGGAACATGGTGAACTCATCAAAGTGCGTGTGGTTCCCTACGAGACACTTTGGCGCATGACCCCCGATGCAAAAGTTTTGATGTCCGTTGCCATATATGAAATGGCCAAGAAACAAGGGTTG includes these proteins:
- the LOC139854973 gene encoding nudix hydrolase 14, chloroplastic-like, giving the protein MSTDSSSFQLTHTITLPTQRSQPVTVVAAPGVSDPDFRQLISLSSSFESVETLNSCSTRLNVNLEFSDVCRNAIGSSLFEQWLNNIQSEKGLLADGSLYLKQVLIQGVDMFGKRVGFVKFKADIIDKETGQKVPGIVFARGPAVAVLILLDSEGTTYTVLTDQVRVPIGRPILELPAGMLDDNVGDVIGTAIREVEEETGIKLNLDDMVDLTSFLDPSTGCKVVPSPGGCDEELSLLLYRGSVSADVIKQLQGKETGLREHGELIKVRVVPYETLWRMTPDAKVLMSVAIYEMAKKQGLLPLKYTDPSGTSH